The Francisella hispaniensis FSC454 genome includes the window ATCAAAAGGCTATTCTGACCAAACTAATATCTACATCATGAACTTAGTTACAAAAGCACTAAAGAGAATCACTATAAATGGTATAAATACAGCACCAAAGTTTTCTCCAAATGGTCAAAGCATAGTGTTTACATCTGATAGAGAAGGTAGACCAAATATTTATGTAGCATCGGTAAACTCTAAATACCCACAATCATCAATATTAAGTACAAAAATACATCAGGCATATGAGCCAAACTATACACCAGATGGCAAAAATATAATATTTATGAACCAAAGCTCGCGCACAAGCGGTACGCAAATTGCTGATTTTAATTTAGCTAATGGAAGTGTAACAAATATTACAGATGGTAAAGCAGACAGTTCACCTACAGTTTCGCCATATGGTGATATGATTGCATATATCTCAACCAACACTAGAGGTTATAGCTCATTAGATATGGTATCATTAGATGGTGATAATCATTTTAATATTGAGACTGCTGATAATGGGAATATTCTAATACAATCACCAAGCTGGTCGCCAAAAAACTTTTAAGGAATGAGTATGCAATTTGCTATTAAAATATATTTGATTGGTTTTTTCGCTTTGTTAGTTACAAGCTGTGCATGGTATAAAGGACCAAGTTTAATGCCTAATGCAAACGGTAGTTTAGATGGTTCTTCTCTTAATCAAAGTAGTGGACCAGGCTTTATTAGTACCCTTAAATCAGCTGATAATTATGGTGCGAGTGATACAGGATTTGCTGATGGTGGTGGAAATTATGTTGTTTCAAGTTTTGATAATGATTAAAAATAATAGGAGTTTAAAATGATGAAAAAAAGGATAATGAACTTAGCAGTTATAGGTTCTATGCTTATGTTGGCAAGTTGCTCTAGTACTAGACCAGATAATAGTGACTTAATCAAAGATAAATATGCTGGAGTAGATAGCTCACAAGCTTTAGAAATGTCATCGCAGATTTATGGTTCTGATAAGATGAGTTCAGATCAAGTTGAACAAATGAAAAAAGAACTTATGAATATTAACTGTAGATCAGTATATTTTGGTTTTGATAGCTATAATATTACTGATGACGCTAAAGAATGCCTTGATAAGACGGCGGACTACTTGATAGCTCATCCAGATCAACCAATTAAACTATCTGGTAATACTGACCCAAGAGGTAGTGAGAAGTATAACTTTAACCTTGGCCAAAAACGTGCTGAAGCTGTATATAACTACCTACTAGGTAAGAATGTTAATAAAGATCAAATCTGTGTAGTAAGCTATGGTAAGCTAAAACCAGCTGCAGAGCCAACTCAGTTCTATGATGAGTTCTGTAAAGATGGTGTTAATGATGCATGTATGTACAAGGCATCAGAAAAAGCTTACTATTTAGATAGAAGAACAGAGATTGATTTTGGTGCTAAATGTGATGAGAGCAATTCATAGAACTAATAACTAATCTAAATCTAATCTTACAATTTTATCTTTTACTATTTTTTTATCTTAAATTGTTCTAAAATAGTCGCATAATTTTTTGTTTGAATTAAGTACTATGATTAAAATCCCTAAAATTGGTTTTGTCAGCTTGGGTTGTCCGAAAAACCTTGTTGATTCTGAGCGTATAATAACTAAGTTAAAAGCTGAAGGTTACGACCTGGTTGATAGCTATGATAATGCTGATATGGTTATTGTTAATACTTGTGGATTTCTAAACTCTGCTATTGATGAATCTCTAGAGGTTATTGGCGAAGCTATCGCGGAAAATGGTAAAGTACTTGTAACAGGATGCCTTGGGAATAAAGCTGATCTTATCAAAGAAAAACATCCAGAGGTTCTAAGTATTACAGGACCTCAAGATTATGAAAATCTAATTGAGGCTGTGCACACTCATGCTCCGATATTTGCAAATGATTTTGTATCTTTGGTACCGCCACAGGGGATTAAATTAACACCAAGACATTATTCATATTTGAAAATATCAGAAGGGTGTAACAATACTTGTACTTTTTGTATTATCCCAGATATACGTGGTAAATTAAAAAGTCGCTCAATTGATAACATCATGAAAGAAGCTGAAAAACTTAAAAATGCTGGTGTTAAAGAACTACTTGTAATATCTCAAGATACTTCTGCGTATGGTGTCGATATTAAATACAAACCGGGTGTTTGGAATAATAAAGAATATCAAAGCAACATTATTGATCTTGCTACTGCTCTTGGTGATTTAGATATGTGGACAAGACTACATTATGTCTACCCTTATCCTCATGTTGATAAAATTGTACCACTTATGGCTCAAGGAAAGATACTCCCTTATTTAGATGTACCTCTACAACATTCATCTCCAGAGGTTCTAAAAAGAATGAAGCGTCCAGCACATACACAAAAAACTTTTGATAGAATTAATAAATGGCGTGATATATGCCCAGATATAACTATTCGTAGTACATTTATAGTAGGTTTCCCAGGTGAGACAGAGGCTGACTTTGAGCACTTATTAGATTTTGCTGAGAAAGCGCAGCTTGATAGAGTCGGTTGTTTTAAATATTCAGAAGTCGAAGGTGCAAAGGCTAACCAGTTTGATAATCTGATTTCTGAAGAAGTTAAACAACAGCGTTTAGATGAGTTTATGGGATTACAAGCACAAATAAGTGCCGATAAACTACAAAGATTTGTTGGAACTGAACAGCAAGTAATCATAGATGTTATAAATAAAGATGAAAACTATGCTATAGGACGGACTAAATATGATGCTCCTGAAGTTGATGGTCAAGTAATTGTCGGTGATGCAGCAGAGAGAGGTCTAAAAGTGGGTGAATTTGCTAAGGTTGAGATTACTGAGTCTACTGAGTATGACTTGATAGCGGATTAAGGAAAATATAGTTTTGAAAGAAAGTGATATTGAACAACATTTAATAGATAAGCTTCAAGAACTAAAATATACCTATCGTAAAGATATAAATAATAGAAAGTCTTTAGAGGATAATTTTAGAGAAAAATTTAATGAATTAAATAGAGTGACTTTAAGCGATAATGAATTTGAAAGATTAAAGTTACAAATAATTCAGCCAGATGTTTTTGAGGCTAGTACAATTTTACGCTCTCAAAATACATTAAAAAGAGATGATGATACACCACTACACTATACTTTGGTTAATCTAAAAGATTGGTGTAAAAATTCATTTGAAGTGATTCATCAGCTTAAAATGAATACTACTTATAGCAATCATAGATATGATGTGATTTTACTTATAAATGGTATTCCTGTTGTTCAAATAGAGCTAAAATCTTTGGAAATCAGTCCGCGTAGAGCGATGCAACAAATAGTGAATTATAAAAATGATGAAGGTAATAGTTATCATAATTCGCTTTTATGTTTTATGCAGCTTTTTATTGTGAGCAATCGGATAAATACTTTATATTTTGCAAATAATAATACTGAGCATTTTAGCTTTGATGCGGATGAGAGATTTTTACCAATCTATCAGTTTGCAGAGAGAGATAACTCTACTAAAATCAAAAACCTGTTTGAGTTTGCAGATAAGTTTTTATCTAAGTGTATATTAGGTGAAATGATTAGTCGCTATATGGTTACAGTTGCAAGTGAAAAGAAGCTTTTGATGATGCGACCATATCAAATATATGCAGTTAAAGCTATTGTTGAAAAAATACATAAAAATAATGGCAATGGCTATATTTGGCACACTACGGGAAGTGGTAAAACTCTTACATCTTTTAAAGCATCGACCTTATTGAAAGATAACCCTGAAATAGACAAATGTTTGTTTGTTGTTGATCGTAAAGATTTAGATCGTCAAACTAGAGAAGAGTTTAATAAGTTTCAAGATGGTTGTGTGGAAGAAAATACTAATACTGAAACACTTGTGCAAAGGCTTCTGTCTGATGACTATAGTGATAAAGTAATTGTTACAACTATCCAAAAGCTAGGTTTGGCGTTAGATGAAACTAGAAAAATTAGGGGTAAAGCAAAAAACTATAAAGAAAGGCTAAAACCGCTACAAAACAAAAGAATAGTGTTTATTTTTGATGAATGTCATCGTTCACAATTTGGCGAGAATCATCAAGCTATTAAAAACTTCTTCCCAAATTCCCAGTTATTTGGTTTTACAGGAACACCTATTTTTGAAGATAATGGAACTTATAAAAAAATAAATGGTGAAGAGGCTTATATAGTTGAAACAAAAGATATTTTTCAAGAAGAGTTGCATGCTTATACAATCACAAATGCCATAGAAGATCGTAATGTTTTACGCTTTCATATTGATTATTATAAGCCTGATGAAAATACTAATATATCAACCCCAACAAAAGAAACGATAGTTAAAACTATTTTACAAAAGCATGATTTTGCAACAGCAAATAGAAAGTTTAATGCAGTGCTTGCAACAGCTAGAATTGATGATGCTATAGTTTACTATAAATTATTTAAGCAAATACAAGCCGATAAGCAGCAGCAAGAAGCTAGTTTTAAACCTTTAAATATAGCTTGTGTATTTAGTCCACCAGCGACGGGTAATCAAGATATCAAGCAACTCCAAGAAGATTTGGAGCAGGAGAAAGAGGATAATAAACATAATCCTGAAGAGAAGAAAAAAGCTCTAAAAGAGATTATCAGTGACTATAACAAGCAATATAAAACAAACTATAAGCTAGATACTTTTGATTTGTATTATCAAGATATACAAAAACGCATAAAAGACCAACAGTATTCAAATCAAGATTTAGCACATGATGAGAAAATTGATATTGTAATTGTTGTAGATATGCTTTTGACAGGTTTTGATTCTAAGTTTCTAAATACTCTATATGTAGATAAAAATCTTAAATATCATGGACTGATACAAGCATTTTCAAGAACTAATAGAGTTTTAAATGATACTAAGCCGTATGGAAATATTTTAGATTTTCGTTCGCAATGTGAAAATGTTAATAAGGCAATAGCACTATTTTCTGGTGCAGAGAAAGATAGAGCTAAAGAGGTTTGGTTAATTGATCCAGCTCCTGTAGTGCTTGAGCAACTAAATGATGCTGTCAAAAAGTTAGATGATTTTATGACAAGTCAAGGTTTGGAGAATAAACCTGAGCAAGTAGCAAATCTAAAAGGTGATACGGCAAGAGCTGAGTTTATAAGATGTTTTAAAGAGATACAAAGATTAAAGACACAGTTAGATCAGTATACAGATTTAACGGCGGATAATAAGCAAGCTATAGATAATCTCATTGATGAAGAGACGATGAGAGCATTTAAAGGAGCTTATCTAGATGTTGCTCAACGCTTAAAATCTCAACAAGATAAAAAAGATATACCAATAGAAAAAGAAGTTGAAAATCTTGATGTTGAGCTTGTACTTTTTGCTTCTGCGATGATTGATTATGATTATATTATGAATTTGATAGCTAATTACACTCATGCAACACCAAGTAAGCAAGAGATAAGTAAGCTTGAGTTATTAAGGTTGATAGCTTCAGATTCAAAATTTATTGATGAAAAAGATGATATCAAAGCTTATATAGATACTCTACAATTAGGAGAAGCTCTAAATGTAAAACAGATCCGTGAAGGGTTTGAAGAGTTTAAAGCTAATAAATCAGCTCAACAAATTACAGATTTAGCAGAGAAGTTTGGTTTAGAGCCAAAAGCACTCCAAGCATTTGTTGATAAAATAATTTTGCGAATGATATTTGATGGTGAAGAGTTGACTGACTTGATGGAGCCATTAGGCTTAGGATGGCTAGCAAGATCTAAAAAAGAAACTGCTCTAATGGAAGAGCTGATTCCTATTTTAAAGAAACTAGCAAATGGTGAGGAAATATCAGGTTTAGATACTTATGAGTAAAAAAAAGCAGTTTAATAAAACCGTTTCATCTAATAGAGAGAGTCTTGATGATATAACCACCCCACCTACTGGCGTAGGCACCCCTCCAACGGAGGGGAATTATTCCCCTTCTGTGAAGGGGTGGCAGTCGCAGACTGACGGGGTAGTTTTAGAATCTAAGCAAAGCAGGACGGTTTCTAAAAATATCCCCGAACTTCGTTTCCCAGAGTTTAGAGATGCCGGGGAGTGGAAAGAAACTAAAATAATTGAAATAGCAGATAAAAAAGTTAAAAGGAGCTTTATTGGAGGACCTTTTGGCTCAAATTTAAAATCTACAGATTATACTTCTAGTGGGGTACGAATAATACAGTTACAAAATATAGGGGATGGAATCTTTCATAATGACTATAAAATATATACATCAAAAGAAAAAGCAGATGAACTAATAAGCTGTAATATATACCCAAATGATATTATTTTATCTAAAATGGGCGATCCTGTCGCTAGAGCATGTATTGTACCTAGTTATGAAGAAAGATATGTGATGTGTTCTGATGGAATTCGCTTAGCTGTAGATGAGAAAAAGTTTAGTAAATACTTTGTATATTCTTATATTAATTCTAGCTTTTTTAGAGATTTGGCAGAAAAATCATCAACAGGATCTACACGCAAAAGGATTGGTTTAGATGTATTAAAAAAATTATCAATACTTACGCCTAGCTTTAAAGAACAACAAAAAATAGCGGATTGTTTATCATCGGTAGATGAATTGATAGAGGCACAAAGTCAAAAAGTAGAGTTACTAAAAGAACATAAAAAAGGCTTAATGCAAAAGCTATTTCCAGTAGAAGGTAAAACTACGCCAGAGTATCGTTTTCCCGAGTTTAGAGATGCTGGGGAGTGGGTTGAGCGAGAGCTTGGGGATTGCTTAAATTATATTCAGCCATCAAAATATATAGTCAAAAGTACAGAATATAATGATTCTTATAAAACTCCTGTTTTAACAGCGGGTAAGTCATTTATTTTAGGATATACCAATGAGATAGATGGTGTATTTTTAAAAGATTTGCCTGTGATTATATTTGATGACTTTACAACTGCTTCAAAGTTTGTTGACTTCCCATTTAAAGTCAAATCATCAGCTATAAAAATCTTGCTATCAAAAAAAGATATAAATGTTAAATTTGTTTATGAAGCTATGCAAAATATAAAATATGAAGTTGGGGTTCATGAAAGACATTGGATTTCTATTTTTAGTAAGCTTAATATTAGAATTCCAAATCCTAAAGAACAACAAAAAATAGCGGATTGTTTATCATCAGTAGATGAGTTGATAGAGGCACAAAGCCAAAAAGTAGAGCTACTTAAAGAACATAAAAAAGGACTGATGCAAAGGTTATTTCCAGTAACCACCTCAACCTAGGTTGGAGTTATTCCCCTTCTGTGAAGGGGTGGCAGTCGCAGACTGACGGGGTAGTTTTAAAAGGAAAACCATAATATAGAAAAGTACTAAAAATATGAGAAAAACGAAAAGTTATTATTCACTACCATATAATCCAGCTCTTAAACAAAGAGCTAAGGAGCTAAGAAAGGCAGGAAATTTAGCAGAGGTACTTTTATGGAATCAAATAAAAAATAAACAATTCCTAAATCTTGATTTTGATAGGCAAAAAATAATTGGTAATTATATTGTAGATTTTTTCTGTGGTGAGAAAATGCTAGTTATAGAAATAGATGGTTATAGCCATAATGATAAGCATGATTATGACTATAAACGGGATAAGTATTTAAAAAGTTTAAATCTAAAGATAATCCATTTATTAGATAATGATGTAAAAAATGATATTAATACTGTTTTGACCTTTTTAAGAAACCCCCCCGACCTAAAGGTCACCCCTCCAGCGGAGGGGAATTATTCCCCAGATGTTATTGAACAAGATGGTGGAGGTATTTAGTTATGAGTGGTAGTCCAAAAATATACTCCTATAAAACTTTAGATAACTTAGTCACTAACCGTTTAAGAAATGATTTAAATGATTGCGATCTAATTCTACTATTTGCCTATAATGGTACTGGTAAAACTCGTCTATCTATGGAATTTAGACAAAAAGATAAAAAAAATAAAAATAGAGATACTTTGTATTTTAACGCTTTTACAGAGGATTTATTTTATTGGGATAATGACTTAGAAGCAGATAGTAATAGAGTACTACATTTTAGAGAGTCTCATTTTTTTGATGGGTTAGAAGAGCTAGAAATGGAGAGCCGTATAGCAGAGTATCTAAACCGTTATGCTGATTTTGATTTTAAAATTGATTATAAAAATAGAACGGTTACTTTTAGTAAACAAGAGTTAGTTTTAAATCATAGAACTGAAGAGAAAAATTTACAGTTAGTTGATAATATAAAAGTTTCTCGTGGTGAGGAAAATATTTTTATATGGTGTTTTTTTCTTGCGGTGGCTCGCTTAGCTATAGAAAAGCAAGAGGCTTATGCTTGGGTTAAATACCTATATATAGATGATCCTATATCATCATTAGATGATAATAATGCTATAGCAGTAGCTAGTGATTTAGCTCAGTTACTGAAAAGTAGTGATAATAATATAAAAACAGTCATATCATCACATCATGGATTGTTTTTTAATGTTTTACATAATGAGTTTAGAAGCTCTAAGAAATTCAAAAGCTATTTTTATCATCGTCCAAATAATGAAAATGTTTATACATTAAGAACTACAGAAGATACCCCTTTTTTTCATCATGTATCGATACTAAGTGAACTAAAAAAAGCTTGTGAGAGTGGGCAGTTATTTACTTATCATTTTAATATGTTGCGTAGTATTATGGAAAAGACAGCAACATTTTTTGGTTATAAAGATTTTTCGGTATGTATAAAAGGTATTGATGATGAGGTTTTATACTCAAGGGCTTTAAATTTACTAAGTCATGGTAAATACTCTATTTATGAGCCTAAACAAATGGTTGAAGATACAAAAAAGTTATTTAGCGATATGCTAAATGCTTTTTTAGATAGGTATAAATTTGAACTACCTAAAATAATTAAAGAGAAATAATAATGAGTGAACAAGAGTCGAATGTAATTATTTATAATACTGTAGATGGAAAAGCTACTGTTTCACTACTTGCAAAAGATGGCACAGCATGGCTAAGTCAAGCAAAATTAGCAGAGCTATTTGCTACAACAAAGCAAAATATAAGTTTGCATATATCAAATATTTTTGAAGAAGGTGAGCTAGATAAAAATTCAGTTGTAAAGGATTACTTGACAACTGCCAGCGATGGAAAAAGCTATAATGTTACTCATTATTCATTAGAGATGATTTTGGCAATAGGCTTTAGAGTTAGAAGTAAAAGAGGTACTCAGTTTCGTCAGTGGGCGAATAAAAATCTAAGTGAATATATGATAAAAGGGTTTGTTATAGATGATAACAGGCTAAAAAATCCAGATGGTCGCCCAGATTATTTTGATGAACTTTTAGCTCGAATTAGAGATATTAGAGCTTCGGAAAAAAGGTTTTATCAAAAAGTAAGAGATCTTTTTATGCTTAGTCAAGATTATGATGCCACTGATAAAGAAACACAGCTTTTTTATGCTGAAACTCAGAATAAATTATTATTTGCTATAACTGGTCAAACAGCAGCTGAACTTATAACTAGTAGGGCAGATCATACTCAGCCAAATATGTCTCTTACAAGTTTCAAGGGTGATAGAGTTAGAAAACAAGATATTTATATAGCAAAAAATTATCTTACTGCAGATGAGTTAGATAGTCTAAATAGATTTGTAATAGTCTTTTTAGAGACTGCTGAATTAAGAGCTAAAAATCGTCAAAATATAAATATGAGTTTTTGGAAAGAAAATATTGATCGTATCATAGAGTTTAATGATAAAGAAGTACTTAAAGGTGCTGGAAGTGTCAGTCGTCAACAAATGCAAAAAATGGTTGAAAGAGTATATTCTGAATTTGATATGAAAAGAAAAGAACAAGAAGCAATAGAAGCAGACATTCAGGATATAGAAGAGCTTAAGCAAATTGAACAAGACATAAAGAGAAATAATAATGAGTGAACAAGAAAAAAAACAACTAGGTGAAACATTGTGGAAAATAGCAGATGAATTGCGTGGCGCGATGAATGCTGATGATTTTCGTGATTACATGCTTTCATTTTTATTTTTACGCTATTTGTCAGATAACTATGAAGAAACTGTAAAGAAGTTTTTAGGTGATGAATATCCTCAAGCAAGAGAAATAAATGTTGCAATTGAAATAGATGATAACTCTGATATAAAGAAAAAAGAGAAACATACTGAAAATGTTACTAAAATAATTTCACCATTAAAAATTTGGTACGATGAAAACCCACAGCATGTAGAAGAATTTGAAAAAGAAATTAGAAAAAAGACACACTATATTATTAATCCAGACTACCTATGGAGTAATATTGTAAATTTAGCAAAAACTCATCATATAGATTTATTAAAAATTTTACAAAGAGGATTAAAATATATTGAAAACGAGTCTTTTGGAAGCTCTTTTAAGGGGTTATTCTCTGAGATAAATCTAGATTCTGATAAGCTTGGGAAAAGTTATCCATTACGAAATAAAAAGCTTTGTACTGTAATTAGTAAAATAGCTACTGGTATAGCTGGATTTTCTACAGATAGTGATACGCTAGGAGATGCTTATGAGTATCTTATCGGTCAGTTTGCTGCTGGGTCTGGTAAAAAGGCTGGAGAATTTTATACTCCTCAACAGATTTCTACAATTCTTTCTGAGATAGTAACTTTAGATTGCCAAGACCCTAGCTTGGGTAAAAAAAAGCATTTAGATAAAGTCTTAGATTTTGCTTGTGGTTCTGGGTCATTGTTACTAAATGTTCGCCAACAAATCAAAAAAGAAAAAGATGGAAGTATTGGCAAGATCTACGGACAGGAAAAAAATATAACAACTTATAACCTTTGTCGTATGAATATGCTTTTACATGGTTTGAAAGATTCTGAGTTTGAAATTTTTCATGGAGACTCTTTGGCAAATGATTGGAGTATTTTACAAGAAGAAAACCCAAGCAAACAAATAAAGTTTGATGCTATTGTGGCAAATCCACCATTTAGTTATCGTTGGGATCCTGATGATAGACTAAAAGAAGATACTCGTTTTAAAAGTCATGGAGTCGCTCCAAAATCAGCAGCTGATTTTGCCTTTCTGTTACATGGTTTTAACTTTCTTGATAATGGCGGAACTATGGCTATTATATTGCCTCATGGTGTGCTGTTTAGAGGTGGGGCAGAAGTAAATATTCGTACGAAGCTTTTAAAGGATAGTAATATTGATGCTGTAATAGGGCTACCTTCAAATCTATTTTTCTCAACAGGAATACCAGTTTGTATATTAGTTCTTAAAAAGTGTAAGAAATCAGATGATATATTGTTTATAAATGCAAGTTCTGAAGAAAACTATAAAAAAGGTAAGCGACAAAATACTCTTGAAAAAGAGCATATACAAAAGATTATAAACACTTATCAATATCGTAAAGAAGAAGATCGTTATTCGCGTTGCGTATCGCTAGAAGAAATTGAAAAGAATGACTTTAATTTGAATATATCTCGTTATATAAGTACAGCTAAGCCAGAACCTAAAGTTGATATTAAAAGTGTAAATAAAGATTTGATAGATATTGAAAGTAAAATAGAATTAAGTAAAAGTAAACATAATGAATTCTTGAGAGAGTTAGGGTTAGAGTTGATTCCTTAGCTTCTTGAGTATGTTTGTTTAAAATTAAACTTTCTTAATATTCATTTATCTGTATAAAAAATCTATAATCTTATTTGTATACTTGTAGTACTAGAGCATAATTTTGGGAGAGTACTATGAGTGGTAATTTAGTTGTTATAGGTGCCTCTGGTGCTATAGGTAGTGCGGTAACCAAGAGATTAAGTCAATTATATCCAAATGCTAATATTTATGCTTTTTCGCGTGCTAAAGTAGTTGATTGTGTAGAAGGTGTAGTTTATGAACAGATTGATTATACTGATGAATCAACAATCGAAAAAGCAGCAAAATATGTTTATGATAAATCAGGTTCTATTAATCTGGTATTTGTTGCTACTGGCATATTACACACTCAAGATATAAAACCAGAGAAGTCGCTAAAAGAACTATTGGCAGATAAATTTATTGAGCTTTTTAAAGCAAATACAATTTTCCCTGCTCTTGTTGCAAAACATTTTATCCCAAAACTAGCCAAAGATACCAAATCTATATTTGCAGCTATTTCTGCAAGAGTTGGTAGTATATCTGATAATCAGCTTGGTGGTTGGTATGCTTATAGAGCTTCAAAGGCTGCTTTAAATATGTTTATCAAAACAGCAAGTATTGAAGCTAAGCGTTTAAATCCAAGTGCTGTGATAGTAGGGCTTCATCCAGGGACTGTCGATAGTTATCTTTCTGAACCTTTCCAAGCTAGGGTACCTGAGGGTAAGCTTTTCAGACCAGAGTATTCAGCTAGTAAGCTAATTGAAGTTTTAGATAGTTTGAAAGCAGATGATAGTGGTAAATGTTTTGCATGGGATGGTGAAGAAATTGCTCCATAATTATAAATTTTTAGGTTTTATTTATGAATGATAGAAATATAACAACTAGTGAAATTATAGAAATGGCATGGTGTGATAAAACATCATTTGATGCAATAAAAAATATAACAGGGTTATCAGAACCTCAGGTTATAAAGATTATGCGAAATAATCTTAAGCCGAGTAGCTTTAGGCTTTGGCGAAAAAGAGTAACCGGAAGAGTTGCAAAACATCAAAAAAGGTTAAATCATACAAATGCAAGTGGTTTGGTTTAAGCGTGATTTACGCATAAATGATAACTTAGCCTTATCTTTAGCATCTGAAAAAGGAGATGTTTTACCTCTATACATAATTGAGCCTGAGCTTTGGCAACAGCCAGATATGAGCTATAGGCAATATTTGTTTTTATCAGAGTGTCTAGAAGAGCTAAATACTGGGCTCACAAAATTGGGGCAATCTTTAATTATAATGGTTGGCGATGCTGTAGAGATTTTTGAACAGCTAATACAAAAATATTCTGTTAAGAATATCTGGTCACATCAAGAAACATGGAATAACTGGACATATCAGCGTGATATTAAGCTTGAGAAGTTTTTTAAACAAAATAATATTACATGGCATCAACCATATCAAAATGGTGTAGTTCGTTGTTTAGCTGATAGAGATAAATGGGCTTTGCTATGGCATAAACGTATGAGTGAAAAGCTTATCAAAGCACCTACTGAACTTAAATTTATTTGTGAAAATCAAACTAAAATACCTACTGCTGAGAGCCTTGGTTTAGAGTATGATAACTCCTATAAAAGACAAAAAGGTGGTCGTATTCGTGCGCTTAGAATTCTTGATAGTTTCTTGTATGAAAGAGGTTGTGGTTATACCAAAGAAATGTCCTCACCTGTGACAGCTTTTAAAAGTTGTTCAAGACTATCTCCATATATAGCTTTTGGAGTT containing:
- a CDS encoding OmpA family protein translates to MMKKRIMNLAVIGSMLMLASCSSTRPDNSDLIKDKYAGVDSSQALEMSSQIYGSDKMSSDQVEQMKKELMNINCRSVYFGFDSYNITDDAKECLDKTADYLIAHPDQPIKLSGNTDPRGSEKYNFNLGQKRAEAVYNYLLGKNVNKDQICVVSYGKLKPAAEPTQFYDEFCKDGVNDACMYKASEKAYYLDRRTEIDFGAKCDESNS
- the rimO gene encoding 30S ribosomal protein S12 methylthiotransferase RimO encodes the protein MIKIPKIGFVSLGCPKNLVDSERIITKLKAEGYDLVDSYDNADMVIVNTCGFLNSAIDESLEVIGEAIAENGKVLVTGCLGNKADLIKEKHPEVLSITGPQDYENLIEAVHTHAPIFANDFVSLVPPQGIKLTPRHYSYLKISEGCNNTCTFCIIPDIRGKLKSRSIDNIMKEAEKLKNAGVKELLVISQDTSAYGVDIKYKPGVWNNKEYQSNIIDLATALGDLDMWTRLHYVYPYPHVDKIVPLMAQGKILPYLDVPLQHSSPEVLKRMKRPAHTQKTFDRINKWRDICPDITIRSTFIVGFPGETEADFEHLLDFAEKAQLDRVGCFKYSEVEGAKANQFDNLISEEVKQQRLDEFMGLQAQISADKLQRFVGTEQQVIIDVINKDENYAIGRTKYDAPEVDGQVIVGDAAERGLKVGEFAKVEITESTEYDLIAD
- a CDS encoding type I restriction endonuclease subunit R, coding for MKESDIEQHLIDKLQELKYTYRKDINNRKSLEDNFREKFNELNRVTLSDNEFERLKLQIIQPDVFEASTILRSQNTLKRDDDTPLHYTLVNLKDWCKNSFEVIHQLKMNTTYSNHRYDVILLINGIPVVQIELKSLEISPRRAMQQIVNYKNDEGNSYHNSLLCFMQLFIVSNRINTLYFANNNTEHFSFDADERFLPIYQFAERDNSTKIKNLFEFADKFLSKCILGEMISRYMVTVASEKKLLMMRPYQIYAVKAIVEKIHKNNGNGYIWHTTGSGKTLTSFKASTLLKDNPEIDKCLFVVDRKDLDRQTREEFNKFQDGCVEENTNTETLVQRLLSDDYSDKVIVTTIQKLGLALDETRKIRGKAKNYKERLKPLQNKRIVFIFDECHRSQFGENHQAIKNFFPNSQLFGFTGTPIFEDNGTYKKINGEEAYIVETKDIFQEELHAYTITNAIEDRNVLRFHIDYYKPDENTNISTPTKETIVKTILQKHDFATANRKFNAVLATARIDDAIVYYKLFKQIQADKQQQEASFKPLNIACVFSPPATGNQDIKQLQEDLEQEKEDNKHNPEEKKKALKEIISDYNKQYKTNYKLDTFDLYYQDIQKRIKDQQYSNQDLAHDEKIDIVIVVDMLLTGFDSKFLNTLYVDKNLKYHGLIQAFSRTNRVLNDTKPYGNILDFRSQCENVNKAIALFSGAEKDRAKEVWLIDPAPVVLEQLNDAVKKLDDFMTSQGLENKPEQVANLKGDTARAEFIRCFKEIQRLKTQLDQYTDLTADNKQAIDNLIDEETMRAFKGAYLDVAQRLKSQQDKKDIPIEKEVENLDVELVLFASAMIDYDYIMNLIANYTHATPSKQEISKLELLRLIASDSKFIDEKDDIKAYIDTLQLGEALNVKQIREGFEEFKANKSAQQITDLAEKFGLEPKALQAFVDKIILRMIFDGEELTDLMEPLGLGWLARSKKETALMEELIPILKKLANGEEISGLDTYE
- a CDS encoding restriction endonuclease subunit S, whose product is MSKKKQFNKTVSSNRESLDDITTPPTGVGTPPTEGNYSPSVKGWQSQTDGVVLESKQSRTVSKNIPELRFPEFRDAGEWKETKIIEIADKKVKRSFIGGPFGSNLKSTDYTSSGVRIIQLQNIGDGIFHNDYKIYTSKEKADELISCNIYPNDIILSKMGDPVARACIVPSYEERYVMCSDGIRLAVDEKKFSKYFVYSYINSSFFRDLAEKSSTGSTRKRIGLDVLKKLSILTPSFKEQQKIADCLSSVDELIEAQSQKVELLKEHKKGLMQKLFPVEGKTTPEYRFPEFRDAGEWVERELGDCLNYIQPSKYIVKSTEYNDSYKTPVLTAGKSFILGYTNEIDGVFLKDLPVIIFDDFTTASKFVDFPFKVKSSAIKILLSKKDINVKFVYEAMQNIKYEVGVHERHWISIFSKLNIRIPNPKEQQKIADCLSSVDELIEAQSQKVELLKEHKKGLMQRLFPVTTST
- a CDS encoding endonuclease domain-containing protein — its product is MRKTKSYYSLPYNPALKQRAKELRKAGNLAEVLLWNQIKNKQFLNLDFDRQKIIGNYIVDFFCGEKMLVIEIDGYSHNDKHDYDYKRDKYLKSLNLKIIHLLDNDVKNDINTVLTFLRNPPDLKVTPPAEGNYSPDVIEQDGGGI